A single genomic interval of Streptomyces sp. 1222.5 harbors:
- a CDS encoding cysteine dioxygenase family protein: MNSDNDLQIAGDILEVAHLLQPPREHPATVAEFVGLARSIAADRSQWAHLVRYDATTRWYHRLRTGPGYEAWLLSWVPGQRSGLHDHGRSSGVLTVLEGSLTERTERGTRALAAGAQRVFAPGYVHEVVNDALEPAVSLHMYYPGLTEMPMHSSPRCEARPVTA; this comes from the coding sequence ATGAACAGCGACAACGACCTCCAGATCGCCGGCGACATCCTCGAAGTCGCGCACCTGCTCCAGCCGCCGCGCGAGCACCCGGCCACCGTGGCGGAGTTCGTGGGCCTCGCCCGCTCGATCGCCGCCGACCGCTCCCAGTGGGCGCACCTCGTCCGCTACGACGCCACCACCCGCTGGTACCACCGCCTGCGCACCGGCCCCGGCTACGAGGCGTGGCTGCTGTCGTGGGTGCCGGGCCAGCGCAGCGGGCTGCACGACCACGGCCGCTCCTCCGGTGTCCTCACCGTCCTTGAGGGGTCCCTGACCGAGCGCACCGAACGCGGCACGCGCGCGCTGGCCGCGGGCGCGCAGCGGGTGTTCGCGCCGGGCTACGTCCACGAGGTCGTCAACGACGCGCTGGAGCCCGCCGTCAGCCTGCACATGTACTACCCGGGCCTGACCGAGA
- a CDS encoding WhiB family transcriptional regulator — protein sequence MTELVQQLLVDDADEELGWQERALCAQTDPESFFPEKGGSTREAKKVCLACEVRSECLEYALANDERFGIWGGLSERERRRLKKAAI from the coding sequence ATGACCGAGCTGGTGCAGCAACTGCTGGTCGACGACGCGGACGAGGAACTCGGCTGGCAGGAGCGCGCGCTGTGCGCCCAGACCGACCCCGAGTCCTTCTTCCCTGAGAAGGGCGGCTCCACCAGAGAGGCGAAGAAGGTCTGCCTCGCCTGCGAGGTCCGCTCCGAGTGCCTCGAGTACGCCCTCGCCAACGACGAGCGCTTCGGCATCTGGGGCGGTCTGTCCGAGCGCGAACGCCGCAGGCTCAAGAAGGCCGCCATCTGA
- a CDS encoding glycosyltransferase, with protein MSVHSHTAAQRDAATAGFDPSRPPEFPRHVVTAVLVSHDGARWLPDALAGLLGQERPVQYAVAADTGSADDSAPLLTEALGDGNVLHLARRTGFGQAVEEASRTAPLLTPDELPYLKRPSGWDPVTRSWRDDAYDLPELPYGEPVQWLWLLHDDCAPEPDALAQMLRVVDNELELGRDDVAVVGPKLRGWYDRRQLLEVGVSIADSGRRWTGLDRREQDQGQHDHVRTVLSVSTAGMLVRRDVFEQLGGFDRRLPLMRDDVDLCWRAHTAGHRVLVAPDAVVRHAEAASRERRTVDCAGRTTASPHKVDKAGAVYTLLANTRTAALPWVLLRLVLGTLVRTVAYLVGKVPGQAVDEIRGLLSALLRPERIIAARRRRGPSQIDKTELRRLFPPPGATVRATVEQIAGNFSSGSDTDTSAGRHGGAVESGPGGDDAEFLEIEQFARLKRIARKPGPVLFLALLLVSLVACRGLLGGGALAGGALLPAPADAGDLWSRFLDAWHPVGAGGTPSAPPYLAIVASLASLLLGSTGLAVTVLLVGSVPLAGFTAYFASRPLVTSRLLRAWVAIAYAFLPATTGALAGGRIGTAVLAVLLPLIARAGVAASGLASRTGARGSWRATWAYALLLTIATAFTPIVWPLALILGLGVLVLRRGDLVAHGLRFLAQLGTPLLVLAPWSLTLLPTGFFQEAGLEYGPSAASASDLLGSSPGGPGTVHGLMLIGIVCAALAALLRSERQRAVRTAWAVALLGLVLAVLSNHSTWAGPATLVYGIALLAAAALGADGARARVAEQNFGWRQPVAALIAFASAAGPLLVAAGWMIRGADGPLERRDPAQVPAFVAEDSSGGDQARTLVLDSDSTARVRYTLVRGSGARLGDAELAAGGGENARLDKVVANLVAGSGADQTDELGGFAVRYVLVHKGAPREITRVLDATPGLGRLSQQDGSALWRVDQEVSRATIAPAGGSGKAQPVTAGPVEIHATIPSGSDGRVLRLADTASDGWTATLDGKPLTRTTVDGWAQGFRLPAAGGRLDVVHDDPVGHTAWLWAQGALAVVLIVLALPGRRRDVDDDLPEEQPLPAQATAGEGRRARRLRAQAEEAATEEQPDTPPPPAQPPAAVPHQQSYDMGAAPDEPGQDWQNDPSTYQNAGYGGYGSDPYQDAGQYQSAGYDQQGYPADPYQAAPYDPYAYGGPADGTPYDPTAYQQGYDPAYDPAQQGYDPAQHPHGTGNERPDGSQQ; from the coding sequence ATGTCCGTGCACAGCCACACGGCAGCCCAACGCGACGCTGCCACTGCCGGGTTTGACCCGTCCCGCCCGCCCGAGTTCCCGCGTCACGTGGTGACCGCGGTCCTCGTCTCCCACGACGGTGCCCGCTGGCTGCCCGACGCGCTCGCCGGGCTGCTCGGCCAGGAGCGCCCCGTCCAGTACGCGGTGGCCGCCGACACCGGCAGCGCGGACGACTCCGCCCCGCTGCTCACCGAGGCACTCGGCGACGGCAACGTCCTGCACCTCGCCCGCCGCACCGGCTTCGGCCAGGCCGTGGAGGAGGCGAGCCGCACCGCCCCGCTGCTCACCCCGGACGAGCTGCCGTACCTCAAGCGCCCCAGCGGCTGGGACCCCGTCACGCGCAGCTGGCGCGACGACGCCTACGACCTGCCCGAACTGCCGTACGGCGAGCCCGTCCAATGGCTGTGGCTGCTGCACGACGACTGCGCCCCCGAACCCGACGCCCTGGCCCAGATGCTCCGGGTCGTCGACAACGAACTCGAACTCGGCCGCGACGACGTCGCCGTCGTCGGCCCCAAGCTGCGCGGCTGGTACGACCGACGGCAGCTGCTGGAGGTCGGCGTCTCCATCGCCGACTCCGGCCGCCGCTGGACCGGCCTGGACCGCCGCGAACAGGACCAGGGCCAGCACGACCACGTCCGGACCGTGCTGTCCGTCTCCACCGCCGGCATGCTCGTCCGCCGCGACGTCTTCGAGCAGCTCGGCGGCTTCGACCGCCGGCTGCCCCTGATGCGCGACGACGTCGATCTGTGCTGGCGCGCCCACACGGCCGGCCACCGCGTCCTGGTCGCCCCCGACGCCGTCGTCCGGCACGCCGAGGCCGCCTCCCGCGAGCGCCGTACGGTCGACTGTGCGGGCCGCACCACCGCCTCACCGCACAAGGTCGACAAGGCGGGCGCCGTCTACACCCTGCTCGCCAACACCCGCACGGCCGCCCTGCCCTGGGTGCTGCTGCGGCTCGTCCTCGGCACCCTCGTCCGGACCGTCGCCTACCTCGTCGGCAAGGTCCCCGGCCAGGCCGTCGACGAGATCCGCGGTCTGTTGAGCGCCCTGCTGCGGCCCGAACGGATCATCGCCGCGCGGCGCCGCCGCGGCCCCTCGCAGATCGACAAGACCGAACTGCGCCGGCTCTTCCCACCGCCCGGCGCCACCGTCCGGGCCACCGTGGAACAGATCGCGGGCAACTTCAGCAGCGGCTCCGACACCGACACCTCCGCCGGCCGGCACGGCGGCGCCGTGGAGTCCGGGCCCGGCGGCGACGACGCCGAGTTCCTGGAGATCGAGCAGTTCGCCCGGCTCAAGCGGATCGCCCGCAAGCCGGGACCGGTCCTCTTCCTCGCCCTGCTGCTGGTCTCCCTGGTCGCCTGCCGCGGCCTGCTCGGCGGCGGCGCGCTCGCGGGCGGCGCCCTGCTGCCCGCCCCCGCCGACGCCGGCGACCTGTGGTCCCGCTTCCTGGACGCCTGGCACCCGGTCGGCGCCGGCGGCACCCCCTCCGCGCCGCCCTACCTGGCGATCGTGGCGTCCCTCGCCTCCCTCCTCCTCGGCTCCACCGGGCTCGCGGTCACCGTGCTGCTGGTCGGCTCGGTGCCGCTCGCCGGGTTCACCGCCTACTTCGCCTCCCGGCCCCTCGTCACCTCCCGGCTGCTGCGCGCCTGGGTGGCCATCGCCTACGCCTTCCTGCCCGCCACCACCGGCGCTCTCGCCGGCGGCCGGATCGGCACCGCCGTACTCGCCGTCCTGCTCCCGCTGATCGCGCGCGCGGGCGTCGCCGCGAGCGGCCTCGCGAGCCGCACCGGCGCCCGCGGCAGCTGGCGCGCCACCTGGGCGTACGCACTGCTGCTGACCATCGCCACCGCCTTCACGCCGATCGTCTGGCCCCTCGCGCTGATCCTCGGCCTCGGCGTGCTGGTGCTGCGCCGCGGCGACCTCGTCGCCCACGGCCTGCGCTTCCTGGCCCAGCTCGGCACGCCGCTGCTGGTCCTCGCCCCGTGGTCGCTGACCCTGCTGCCCACCGGGTTCTTCCAGGAAGCGGGCCTGGAGTACGGCCCCTCGGCCGCCTCCGCGTCCGACCTGCTCGGCTCCAGCCCCGGCGGCCCCGGCACCGTGCACGGCCTGATGCTCATCGGCATCGTGTGCGCCGCCCTGGCCGCCCTGCTGCGCTCCGAACGGCAGCGGGCCGTCCGCACCGCCTGGGCCGTCGCCCTGCTCGGCCTGGTCCTGGCCGTCCTGTCCAACCACTCCACGTGGGCCGGACCGGCCACGCTCGTCTACGGCATCGCCCTGCTGGCGGCCGCCGCCCTCGGCGCCGACGGCGCACGCGCCCGCGTGGCCGAGCAGAACTTCGGCTGGCGCCAGCCCGTCGCCGCCCTGATCGCCTTCGCCTCCGCCGCCGGACCGCTGCTCGTCGCCGCGGGCTGGATGATCCGCGGAGCCGACGGCCCCCTGGAGCGCCGCGACCCGGCCCAGGTGCCCGCGTTCGTCGCCGAGGACTCCAGCGGCGGCGACCAGGCCCGCACCCTCGTCCTGGACAGCGACTCCACCGCGCGCGTGCGCTACACGCTGGTCCGCGGCTCCGGCGCCCGCCTGGGCGACGCCGAACTGGCGGCCGGTGGCGGCGAGAACGCCCGCCTGGACAAGGTCGTCGCCAACCTGGTCGCCGGCTCCGGCGCCGACCAGACCGACGAACTCGGCGGCTTCGCCGTGCGCTACGTCCTCGTCCACAAGGGCGCGCCCCGCGAGATCACCCGCGTCCTCGACGCCACCCCCGGCCTGGGCCGGCTCAGCCAGCAGGACGGCAGCGCCCTGTGGCGGGTGGACCAGGAGGTCTCCCGCGCCACCATCGCGCCCGCCGGCGGCTCGGGCAAGGCCCAGCCGGTCACCGCGGGACCGGTGGAGATCCACGCGACGATCCCGTCCGGTTCGGACGGCCGCGTTCTGCGCCTCGCCGACACCGCCTCCGACGGCTGGACCGCGACCCTCGACGGCAAGCCGCTCACCCGCACCACCGTCGACGGCTGGGCCCAGGGCTTCCGGCTGCCCGCCGCGGGCGGCAGGCTGGACGTCGTCCACGACGACCCGGTCGGCCACACCGCCTGGCTGTGGGCGCAGGGCGCCCTCGCCGTCGTCCTGATCGTCCTCGCCCTGCCCGGCCGCCGCCGCGACGTCGACGACGACCTCCCCGAGGAGCAGCCCCTGCCCGCCCAGGCGACCGCCGGTGAGGGCCGCCGCGCCCGCCGTCTGCGCGCCCAGGCCGAGGAAGCGGCCACCGAGGAGCAGCCGGACACCCCGCCGCCGCCCGCGCAGCCCCCGGCCGCCGTACCGCACCAGCAGTCGTACGACATGGGGGCGGCCCCGGACGAGCCGGGCCAGGACTGGCAGAACGACCCGTCCACCTACCAGAACGCCGGCTACGGCGGCTACGGGAGCGACCCGTACCAGGACGCCGGGCAGTACCAGTCCGCCGGCTACGACCAGCAGGGCTACCCGGCCGACCCGTACCAGGCGGCGCCGTACGACCCCTACGCCTACGGCGGCCCCGCCGACGGGACGCCCTACGACCCGACGGCCTACCAGCAGGGCTACGACCCGGCGTACGACCCCGCCCAGCAGGGCTACGACCCGGCCCAGCACCCCCACGGCACCGGCAACGAGCGCCCCGACGGGAGCCAGCAGTGA
- a CDS encoding DUF5719 family protein, with amino-acid sequence MNRTTLSLIAGTTALAAVTAFAAFDSPSASGASAPGAAAQLPVERTSLLCPAPSNSEIAETSYTSFTPVTRGTASGGRAELAVATAQSADGSAKGGKGDAGKKKADKPVLTPKAPGTPVTADVSGSDAPALIGTAEGKFAPGWTVQETTEVAAGTGRGLQGVNCTAPDTEFWFPGAATATGRTDYVHLTNPDDSAAVVDIELYGKDGALKSPLGENLTVKPHTSEPFLLSTLTDERQSDLTVHVSVRSGRVGAAVQALDDKAGGDWLAAAADPAGSLVLPGIPKDATDVRLIAFTPGDDDADLKIRLASPEGLITPAGHETVHVKSGMTTGVDLGDITRGEAGSLVLTPSDRTVPVVAALRVVRGKAGRQETAYIPATAPVGTRATSADNSAKGTTLALTAPTAAARVKVTASAGSEGGSAATKTYTVKAGTTQDIDAPASGPKGTYALTVETVSGGPVYAARTLAAREGGVPAFTVQTLPNDRGMVAVPHTDEDLSVLQR; translated from the coding sequence GTGAACCGCACGACCCTGTCCCTGATCGCCGGTACCACCGCGCTGGCCGCCGTCACCGCGTTCGCCGCGTTCGACAGCCCGTCCGCGTCCGGCGCGTCCGCCCCCGGGGCGGCCGCCCAACTGCCCGTCGAACGCACCAGCCTGCTGTGCCCCGCGCCGAGCAACTCGGAGATCGCGGAGACGTCGTACACGTCGTTCACGCCCGTGACCCGGGGGACCGCGAGCGGCGGCAGGGCCGAACTCGCGGTGGCCACCGCACAGTCGGCGGACGGCTCCGCGAAGGGCGGCAAGGGCGACGCCGGCAAGAAGAAGGCGGACAAGCCGGTGCTCACGCCGAAGGCGCCCGGCACGCCGGTCACCGCGGACGTCTCCGGCTCCGACGCGCCCGCGCTGATCGGCACGGCCGAGGGAAAGTTCGCGCCCGGCTGGACCGTCCAGGAGACCACCGAGGTCGCCGCCGGCACCGGCCGCGGCCTCCAGGGGGTCAACTGCACCGCCCCGGACACCGAGTTCTGGTTCCCGGGCGCCGCCACGGCCACCGGCCGCACCGACTATGTGCACCTGACCAACCCCGACGACTCGGCGGCCGTGGTCGACATCGAGCTGTACGGCAAGGACGGCGCGCTCAAGTCGCCGCTGGGGGAGAACCTCACCGTCAAGCCGCACACCAGCGAGCCGTTCCTGCTCTCCACGCTCACCGACGAGCGGCAGAGCGACCTGACCGTCCACGTCAGCGTGCGCAGCGGACGGGTCGGCGCCGCCGTGCAGGCACTGGACGACAAGGCGGGCGGCGACTGGCTGGCCGCGGCCGCCGACCCGGCCGGCAGCCTGGTCCTGCCCGGCATCCCCAAGGACGCCACCGACGTCCGGCTGATCGCCTTCACCCCCGGTGACGACGACGCCGACCTCAAGATCCGCCTGGCCTCGCCCGAGGGCCTGATCACCCCGGCCGGGCACGAGACGGTACACGTCAAGTCCGGCATGACCACCGGCGTCGACCTCGGCGACATCACCCGCGGCGAAGCCGGCTCCCTGGTCCTCACCCCCTCCGACCGGACGGTCCCGGTCGTCGCGGCCCTCCGGGTCGTACGCGGCAAGGCCGGCCGGCAGGAGACGGCCTACATCCCGGCCACGGCACCCGTCGGCACGCGCGCGACGTCCGCCGACAACAGCGCCAAGGGCACCACACTCGCCCTGACCGCACCCACCGCCGCCGCCAGGGTGAAGGTCACGGCCTCGGCGGGCAGCGAGGGCGGCAGCGCGGCGACGAAGACCTACACGGTCAAGGCCGGCACCACCCAGGACATCGACGCGCCGGCGTCCGGCCCGAAGGGCACCTACGCCCTGACGGTGGAGACCGTCTCCGGCGGCCCGGTCTACGCCGCGCGCACCCTGGCGGCCAGGGAAGGGGGCGTCCCGGCCTTCACCGTGCAGACCCTCCCGAACGACCGGGGAATGGTGGCGGTGCCGCACACCGACGAGGACCTGTCGGTCCTCCAGAGGTGA
- a CDS encoding metallopeptidase family protein — protein sequence MRGPIAPPQVPLAASRAEVFADLVQDSVERLERRWPQLGDIDFLVLEVPRLDGKGDQAEWSDEAVPLGGIIPARDGRRARVVVYRRPVEIRTKGRDERAALVHEVVVEQVAELLGLTPETVDPRYGED from the coding sequence ATGCGAGGGCCGATCGCACCTCCGCAGGTGCCGCTGGCGGCGAGCCGTGCCGAGGTGTTCGCGGATCTGGTGCAGGACTCCGTGGAGCGGCTGGAGCGGCGGTGGCCGCAGCTGGGGGACATCGATTTCCTCGTGCTGGAGGTGCCCCGGCTGGACGGCAAGGGCGATCAGGCCGAGTGGAGCGACGAGGCCGTGCCGCTCGGCGGAATCATCCCCGCGCGTGACGGGCGGCGGGCGCGGGTGGTCGTGTACCGGCGGCCGGTGGAGATCCGGACCAAGGGGCGGGACGAGCGGGCCGCGCTGGTGCACGAGGTGGTCGTGGAGCAGGTGGCGGAGCTGCTGGGGCTCACGCCGGAGACGGTGGACCCGCGGTACGGGGAGGACTAG